The genome window CTCCGGCAATACGAACGGAACGCCATTGTTATCCGTCAAAATGTAGCCGGATGCTGTGTGCAGAACATATCCGCCCTCATCATTGTTGTACTGCACCTTGAAATTGCCATCCCGTGTCAAGCGATTTTCTTCTTGAATGATCGCTCCACCCACATCTTTTACTTTTCTAGTAACGAGGAAGTATCCTTCTCCCTCAATCATCACGTCCGTAGGCACATCAGTCTGTTTCATGCTGCCTTGCCCCATATCGAGCTTGGTCAGACCGAGACGGGCACCGCTGCCGATTCGCAAACCAGCTGGAGTATTGCGGTTTACATTGTCTGACGCGGGCTGTTCATTCATCGAATCGGAAAGCAGCTCAGAAAACGATGCCACGCGACGCTTGTAACCGACTGTATCGAGATTCGCCAAGTTATTGGATGTCGTGTCCAATGCTTGCTGAATGCCGCGCATGGCAGCTGTGGAAATATTAAGCGACTGCATCTATGCTACCTCCCCTTACCCGTTTACCCGGCCGATTTCGTTTGCCGCTTTCTCCAGAGTGCCATCGATGGTCGTGATGACACGCTGGTTGGCTTCATAGGCGCGCAATGCGCTCATCATGCTTGTCATGGTCTGCATGGGATCGACGTTTGCCCGCTCGATCCAGCCCTGCTGGGTGCCGTATCGACCCGCGATCGTTGGCGTCGTATACTGTCCTGCAGTCAATGCTGCCTGATCGTTGGCTTCGGCAACATCGAGTGCTTCGACGGCACCGTCCCCCTCGTAGCGGAAGATGTTGGTGCCTTCCCGGACAAGCTTCATTGGATCGGTCACCACAGCCAAGCCCAGCCTCTGGTGGTTAGGTAGATCCTCCAACTCTTTCGTGGCAGGGTCTTCATACTGCAGCTCTCCCAGTTGGCTAATCTTCAGCCCTTGGCCTGCACTTACACCTGCTGGATCATTCACAAGAATGGCTTGATTCTGATTATCCAACACATAATAACCGTCCGCAGTCACCAGATAACCGTCCGAATTGACGCTCCAGTTGCCGTTTCGCGTATAGCGAATATCCTCCGGCTGCGCTGGCTGCGTCAAATCCTCGATTTTCGCCACACTGTAGAACAGGCGGCGTTCGTTGCCGTCCTGGTCAGGCTGCAGGTTGTCCAGCAATGCGACATCGTAAGGATTGCGAGTCTCTGCGATATCGCCTTGCGTAAACATGGGCAAAGCCTCCGACATGTAGACGCCGGAGTTCAGCCGTCCGATCACTGCAGCCTGTCCACTCATGTTGGGATAGCCCTGAATATCAGGCCCCTCCTGATCGCGAATGCGGGAAATCAATTGTTCCGGAAACGCACGCATCACACCCACGTCCTGCTTGAAGCCCGGAGTGTTGATGTTTGCCAGATTGTTCGCCAGCGATTCTTGCCTGTTCTGCAAGGCCAGCATGCCTGACGCAGACGTATACAAGCCTCTGATCACGTAATTTTACCCCCTGAATAATTTCTTATTCCGGTGCGCTGGTACTTTGTCCAGGTAGTCCAGCATCATTCCTGTTCCTTTAGCAACACACATCATAGGCTCGTCCGCAACCAGTACAGGGACCTTCAATTCGTCCGCCAGAATCTGGTCGATGCCATGCAACAATGCGCCGCCGCCGGTCAAGAAAACACCCTTATCAATTATATCGGCAGAAAGCTCCGGAGGTGTTCGTTCTAAAACGGATTTCGAGGCTTGTACAATCGCACTGACCGACTCGGCCAGGGCTTCTTGGACTTCATTCGAGCGAATGGTAATCGTCTGCGGCAGCCCGCTTACCATATCTCGACCGCGAATGTCCATTTCGTCCTGGCGTGAGTCGGAAACGGTCCCAATCTGAACTTTGATATCTTCAGCCGTGCGTTCCCCAATCAGCAACTTATATTTATTTTTTATGTACCGCATAATAGCCACATCAAATGTATCGCCTGCTATTTTGATGGAGGATGAAGTCACAATGTCACCCATCGACAGTACAGCCACATCGGTAGTACCTCCACCGATATCCACTACCATATTGCCCGACGGCTGAAAAATGTCCATTCCTGCCCCTACGGCAGCCACTTTCGGCTCTTCCTCAATGTAAACTTCTCTGGCGCCGCCGCTGCGTTCAGCCGCTTCACGAATTGCTTTCTGCTCAACAGAAGTAATGTTGGTCGGGCAGCAAATCAGGATACGCGGACGAGCAAACATGCTTTTGCCGCCAATTTTGGTCATAAAATGCTTCAGCATCGCTTCTGTAATTTCAAAATCCGCAATAACGCCCTCTCGCAAAGGTCGGATCGCTACTATGTTCCCTGGGGTGCGGCCCACCATTCGGCGAGCTTCGTTGCCCACAGCCAATACTTTTCTGGTTTTACTGTCAATAGCTACGACAGATGGTTCATCCAGGACAATCCCCTTGCCTTTTACAAAAACCAAGACATTGGCTGTCCCCAAGTCGATCCCGATATCTTTGCCAAACATGAAAGGTCCTCCCTGTTACCAGTTACATTTCTACCTAATATCATAGGCTCTTCTACGTAAGAGGACAAGGAAATTCTTTCTTACACACTCTCCTCCTGTTCTACTCGAACCTTTTTACTGCGTCGTTTGTACTTGATTTTCGTGGCTTCGCCTCCGCGCAAATGTCTGATGGCTTTGTGATATTCCAAAATTTCCTTTACTTGGTTTGCCAACTCTGGATTTATCTCAGGTAGCCGCTCAGTCAAGTCCTTGTGCACTGTACTTTTCGAAACACCGAACTCTTTGGCGATCATCCGGACCGTATTTCGCGTCTCCACAATATATCGGCCGATTTTGATGGTTCGCTCTTTGATGTAGTCGTGCACGTCACTCGCCTCCTTGTATCTACATTGTCTGATACAATATATGGGTGCGTAGGGACACATATTCTACGTTTCCAAGCCTGACAAGCCAGCACGGCCGCATCTTTTTTCAACAGTTTGTACCAAAATGAAAAAAACCCCTGCAAAAGTTGTTTTTTTGCAGGGGTTTTTGCGTGTGTTTTATTGATTTTTGACTTCCGTATCGCCTTGGATCAAATACTTTTCGGGATTGACCGATTTATCCTCGACACGAACTTCGAAGTGGAGATGGACGCCGGAATCCTTTTCGTATTCGTTACGTCCTGCCGAACCGATTACCTGGCCTTGCGTCACTGCATCGCCTGGTTTCACGACTACGTTTTCCAAGCTTTGATAAACCGTGACCATTTTGTCAGTGTGTTCGACTTCA of Brevibacillus choshinensis contains these proteins:
- a CDS encoding flagellar hook-basal body protein: MQSLNISTAAMRGIQQALDTTSNNLANLDTVGYKRRVASFSELLSDSMNEQPASDNVNRNTPAGLRIGSGARLGLTKLDMGQGSMKQTDVPTDVMIEGEGYFLVTRKVKDVGGAIIQEENRLTRDGNFKVQYNNDEGGYVLHTASGYILTDNNGVPFVLPEPVRNIQISQNGELMADGNSYGNIGVWKVDNPDQLQQIGQNLYDAQLASGDNPATKYTNALEDGMATLRQGALETSNVNMMEEMSQLVNVQRAYQLNSRAIGISDQMMGIANSLRSR
- a CDS encoding flagellar hook-basal body protein, with product MIRGLYTSASGMLALQNRQESLANNLANINTPGFKQDVGVMRAFPEQLISRIRDQEGPDIQGYPNMSGQAAVIGRLNSGVYMSEALPMFTQGDIAETRNPYDVALLDNLQPDQDGNERRLFYSVAKIEDLTQPAQPEDIRYTRNGNWSVNSDGYLVTADGYYVLDNQNQAILVNDPAGVSAGQGLKISQLGELQYEDPATKELEDLPNHQRLGLAVVTDPMKLVREGTNIFRYEGDGAVEALDVAEANDQAALTAGQYTTPTIAGRYGTQQGWIERANVDPMQTMTSMMSALRAYEANQRVITTIDGTLEKAANEIGRVNG
- a CDS encoding rod shape-determining protein; the encoded protein is MFGKDIGIDLGTANVLVFVKGKGIVLDEPSVVAIDSKTRKVLAVGNEARRMVGRTPGNIVAIRPLREGVIADFEITEAMLKHFMTKIGGKSMFARPRILICCPTNITSVEQKAIREAAERSGGAREVYIEEEPKVAAVGAGMDIFQPSGNMVVDIGGGTTDVAVLSMGDIVTSSSIKIAGDTFDVAIMRYIKNKYKLLIGERTAEDIKVQIGTVSDSRQDEMDIRGRDMVSGLPQTITIRSNEVQEALAESVSAIVQASKSVLERTPPELSADIIDKGVFLTGGGALLHGIDQILADELKVPVLVADEPMMCVAKGTGMMLDYLDKVPAHRNKKLFRG
- the spoIIID gene encoding sporulation transcriptional regulator SpoIIID, with the protein product MHDYIKERTIKIGRYIVETRNTVRMIAKEFGVSKSTVHKDLTERLPEINPELANQVKEILEYHKAIRHLRGGEATKIKYKRRSKKVRVEQEESV